One stretch of Actinacidiphila sp. DG2A-62 DNA includes these proteins:
- a CDS encoding carbohydrate ABC transporter permease, translated as MLFPVYWMVNVSLTPQQDMRKDPPDLLPLHPTVSGYRAVLRDQLPYLWVSLLVGLGTVALTLLLSAPAGYALAKLRPRGAGAVGVLLLIAQMIPGIVMAMGFYGVFLDLGIMNTWWGLVVADSTIAVPFGVMIFAAFMSGIPDELIAAARIDGAGALRTFVSVVLPVSRNAVITVSLFGFLWAWSDFVFASTLDGGGSMRPITLGIYKYIGNNNQEWNAIMATAVVASVPAAVLLVLAQRYVAAGVTAGAVKD; from the coding sequence ATGCTCTTCCCCGTGTACTGGATGGTCAACGTCTCGCTCACCCCGCAGCAGGACATGCGCAAGGACCCGCCGGACCTGCTGCCGCTGCACCCCACCGTCAGCGGCTACCGCGCCGTGCTGCGGGACCAGCTGCCCTACCTGTGGGTGAGCCTGCTGGTCGGGCTGGGGACCGTCGCGCTCACGCTGCTGCTGTCCGCGCCCGCCGGCTACGCGCTGGCCAAGCTGCGCCCGCGCGGCGCGGGCGCGGTCGGGGTGCTGCTGCTGATCGCCCAGATGATCCCGGGGATCGTCATGGCGATGGGCTTCTACGGCGTCTTCCTCGACCTGGGCATCATGAACACCTGGTGGGGGCTGGTGGTCGCGGACTCCACGATCGCCGTCCCCTTCGGCGTGATGATCTTCGCCGCCTTCATGTCCGGCATCCCCGACGAGCTGATCGCCGCCGCCAGGATCGACGGCGCCGGCGCGCTGCGCACCTTCGTCTCGGTGGTGCTGCCGGTCAGCAGGAACGCCGTCATCACGGTGTCGCTCTTCGGCTTCCTGTGGGCGTGGTCGGACTTCGTCTTCGCCAGCACGCTCGACGGCGGCGGCAGCATGCGCCCCATCACGCTCGGCATCTACAAGTACATCGGCAACAACAACCAGGAGTGGAACGCGATCATGGCCACCGCCGTCGTCGCGTCCGTGCCCGCGGCGGTCCTCCTCGTCCTCGCCCAGCGCTACGTCGCGGCGGGCGTCACCGCGGGAGCGGTCAAGGACTGA
- a CDS encoding carbohydrate ABC transporter permease: MSTAQAGGLQRSPDTSGAPARPLSPPPPPPPRRRSSQLAAWGFLAPVVAYLAAFYLYPLYRNVDLSVRHYTVRSFVQGGAEFTGWDNVHQVLRDPAFGTALRNTMVFTLVSIVFQYGLGLALAVFFDRGFRLAATLRALFLVPWLLPLIVSASTWSWMLNSESGVVNYLLGLAGAGPVDWLTSPSWALTSVIIANIWIGVPFNLVILHSGLQNIPAELYEAAALDGAGRWQQFRRITFPLLRPVSAITLLLGFIYTLKVFDLIWIMTRGGPGDSSSTLATWSYRLGFGSLLPRFGPGAAVGNILILIALAFGLVYIRVQRRQVP, from the coding sequence ATGAGCACCGCCCAGGCCGGTGGCCTGCAACGGTCCCCGGACACGTCCGGGGCGCCCGCCCGCCCGCTGTCGCCGCCCCCGCCCCCGCCGCCCCGCCGCCGCTCCTCGCAACTGGCGGCCTGGGGCTTCCTGGCGCCGGTCGTGGCCTACCTCGCGGCCTTCTACCTCTACCCCCTGTACCGGAACGTCGACCTGTCCGTACGGCACTACACCGTGCGCTCGTTCGTGCAGGGCGGCGCGGAGTTCACCGGCTGGGACAACGTCCACCAGGTCCTGCGGGACCCGGCGTTCGGCACCGCGCTGCGCAACACCATGGTGTTCACGCTGGTGTCGATCGTCTTCCAGTACGGGCTCGGGCTCGCGCTCGCGGTGTTCTTCGACCGAGGCTTCCGGCTCGCCGCCACCTTGCGGGCGCTGTTCCTCGTCCCGTGGCTGCTGCCGCTGATCGTGTCGGCGTCCACGTGGTCGTGGATGCTCAACAGCGAGTCCGGCGTGGTGAACTACCTCCTCGGGCTGGCCGGTGCGGGCCCGGTGGACTGGCTGACGTCGCCGTCGTGGGCGCTCACCTCGGTGATCATCGCGAACATCTGGATCGGCGTCCCGTTCAACCTGGTCATCCTCCACAGCGGGCTGCAGAACATCCCGGCCGAGCTGTACGAGGCGGCCGCCCTCGACGGGGCGGGCCGCTGGCAGCAGTTCCGGCGCATCACCTTCCCGCTGCTGCGGCCGGTCTCCGCGATCACCCTGCTGCTCGGCTTCATCTACACGCTCAAGGTCTTCGACCTGATCTGGATCATGACCAGGGGCGGTCCGGGCGACTCCTCCTCGACGCTGGCCACCTGGTCCTACCGGCTCGGCTTCGGCTCGCTGCTCCCGCGGTTCGGCCCCGGCGCGGCGGTCGGGAACATCCTCATCCTCATCGCCTTGGCCTTCGGCCTGGTCTACATCCGCGTCCAGAGGAGGCAGGTCCCGTGA
- a CDS encoding sugar ABC transporter substrate-binding protein, which translates to MRPTRSALAFVATCAALAALAACGGSGGGSSSSAASGTYTFWDPYPQFDGSSGWGRLVASCGAKAGVTVKRTAYDTTDLGNKALLAAQQGDAPDVMLVDNPVVSTLVQAGILNKMSEVGVPTSSIQPNIIGAGTVDGAAYGVPIGANTLALYYNKTVLDAAGVDPSSVKDWPSLTAALTKVKAAGKKGITFSAIGTEEGSFQFLPWFWGAQGDLDHLDGAGGVAALSLWKDWVSQGLAPNDVLTNTQTTSWQEFATGDFAFGENGTWQLGNAKKAGFPYGVVSIPGRTGGVAPAPTGGEFVTVPVQKDGARYAVSAKIVACLTSDANLMATDTTLSYIAPTTAVQSRQTAKDPGLAPWKAAVGAARGRTSGGLGTTYPVISEQLWGAVQSALSGGKSPQAALQDAQKAVENHQG; encoded by the coding sequence ATGAGACCAACACGCAGTGCCCTCGCGTTCGTCGCCACCTGCGCCGCGCTGGCGGCACTCGCCGCCTGCGGCGGATCCGGCGGCGGTTCCTCGTCATCCGCCGCCTCGGGGACGTACACCTTCTGGGACCCCTACCCGCAGTTCGACGGCTCCTCCGGGTGGGGCAGGCTCGTCGCCTCCTGCGGCGCCAAGGCCGGCGTGACCGTCAAGCGCACCGCGTACGACACCACCGACCTCGGCAACAAGGCGCTGCTCGCGGCCCAGCAGGGCGACGCGCCGGACGTCATGCTGGTGGACAACCCGGTGGTCTCCACGCTGGTGCAGGCCGGGATCCTGAACAAGATGAGCGAGGTCGGCGTGCCGACGTCCTCGATCCAGCCGAACATCATCGGCGCCGGCACCGTCGACGGGGCGGCCTACGGTGTGCCGATCGGCGCCAACACGCTGGCCCTCTACTACAACAAGACCGTCCTGGACGCCGCCGGTGTCGACCCGTCCTCGGTGAAGGACTGGCCGTCGCTGACCGCGGCGCTGACGAAGGTCAAGGCCGCGGGCAAAAAGGGCATCACCTTCTCCGCGATCGGCACGGAGGAGGGCAGCTTCCAGTTCCTGCCGTGGTTCTGGGGCGCCCAGGGCGACCTCGACCACCTGGACGGGGCGGGCGGCGTGGCCGCGCTGTCGCTGTGGAAGGACTGGGTGTCCCAGGGGCTGGCCCCGAACGACGTGCTGACCAACACCCAGACCACCAGCTGGCAGGAGTTCGCCACCGGCGACTTCGCGTTCGGCGAGAACGGCACCTGGCAGCTGGGCAACGCCAAGAAGGCCGGCTTCCCCTACGGCGTCGTCTCCATCCCGGGCAGGACCGGCGGCGTGGCCCCGGCGCCCACCGGCGGGGAGTTCGTCACCGTGCCCGTGCAGAAGGACGGCGCCCGCTACGCCGTGTCGGCCAAGATCGTCGCCTGCCTGACCAGCGACGCCAACCTGATGGCCACCGACACCACGCTGTCCTACATCGCGCCCACCACCGCCGTCCAGAGCCGGCAGACGGCGAAGGACCCGGGGCTGGCGCCGTGGAAGGCGGCCGTCGGCGCCGCCCGCGGCCGCACCAGCGGCGGCCTGGGCACCACGTACCCCGTCATCTCCGAACAGTTGTGGGGCGCCGTCCAGAGCGCCCTGTCCGGCGGCAAGAGTCCGCAGGCCGCCCTCCAGGACGCGCAGAAGGCCGTCGAGAACCACCAGGGCTAG
- a CDS encoding glycoside hydrolase family 127 protein translates to MRPAGSADIRSGFWHERRQVNAGVAIPQGPGLLESAGNLHDLRLAAGSAAGEFRGDYPFMDSDVYKWLEAASWQLAGAANPDLAADVDRITALVAAAQEPDGYLNTWFQAGKGAGRYQDLRWGHELYCAGHLIQAGVAHHRATGDKALLEVATRFADQIDTAFGPGRPIDGVDGHPEVETALVELYRETGERRYLDLAAYFVDRRGHGVLGGEAYCQDRVPLREQENVEGHAVRQLYLLAAAADLAAENADAQLAAACERLWSAMVATKTHLTGGLGAHHDEEDFGDPYELPNERAYCETCAAVASVQFGWRMALLTGRARYGDLIERTLFNGFLAGMSLDGERWLYVNPLQVRDGHTDAGGDQSARRTRWFRCACCPPNVMRLLASLEHYVASTDDGGLQLHQYAGGRYAGAVAGTTTAVSVNTDYPRTGRIRITVEEGPAGRPWTLSLRIPQWSADPRVAVAGEDPAPAPAADGWLRLERSWAPGDEVVLDLRVAPRLTRADPRVDAVRGCAAIERGPLVYCLEGVDHPGGGLDDVVLDTRAPLAEEHRPDLLGGVTTVTAAGHRRALPEQGWWPYRDATRPAPADGAERPDEPDESHGTPLRLTAVPYYAWANRSDGPMRVWIPTR, encoded by the coding sequence CTGCGCCCGGCCGGCTCGGCGGACATCCGCTCCGGCTTCTGGCACGAGCGCCGGCAGGTCAACGCCGGCGTCGCCATCCCGCAGGGGCCGGGGCTGCTGGAGTCGGCCGGCAACCTGCACGACCTGCGGCTGGCCGCGGGCAGCGCGGCGGGGGAGTTCCGGGGCGACTACCCGTTCATGGACTCCGACGTCTACAAGTGGCTGGAGGCGGCTTCCTGGCAACTGGCCGGCGCGGCGAACCCCGATCTCGCCGCGGACGTCGACCGGATCACCGCCCTGGTCGCGGCGGCGCAGGAGCCGGACGGCTACCTCAACACCTGGTTCCAGGCCGGGAAGGGCGCGGGTCGCTACCAGGACCTGCGCTGGGGCCACGAGCTGTACTGCGCCGGCCACCTGATCCAGGCCGGCGTCGCCCACCACCGCGCCACCGGCGACAAGGCGCTGCTGGAGGTGGCGACGCGCTTCGCCGACCAGATCGACACGGCCTTCGGACCGGGCCGGCCCATCGACGGCGTGGACGGCCACCCGGAGGTCGAGACCGCGCTGGTGGAGCTCTACCGCGAGACCGGCGAGCGCCGCTACCTGGACCTGGCGGCCTACTTCGTCGACCGGCGCGGCCACGGCGTGCTGGGCGGCGAGGCGTACTGCCAGGACCGGGTGCCGCTGCGGGAGCAGGAGAACGTCGAGGGCCACGCGGTGCGGCAGCTCTACCTGCTGGCGGCGGCGGCCGACCTGGCGGCGGAGAACGCCGACGCCCAACTGGCCGCCGCGTGCGAACGGCTGTGGTCGGCCATGGTGGCCACCAAGACCCACCTGACCGGCGGGCTCGGCGCCCACCACGACGAGGAGGACTTCGGCGACCCGTACGAGCTGCCCAACGAGCGCGCCTACTGCGAGACCTGCGCCGCGGTGGCCTCCGTCCAGTTCGGCTGGCGGATGGCCCTGCTGACCGGCCGGGCCCGCTACGGCGACCTCATCGAGCGCACGCTGTTCAACGGCTTCCTGGCCGGCATGTCCCTCGACGGCGAGCGGTGGCTGTACGTCAACCCGCTCCAGGTCCGCGACGGCCACACCGACGCCGGCGGCGACCAGTCCGCGCGGCGCACCCGCTGGTTCCGCTGCGCCTGCTGCCCGCCCAACGTCATGCGGCTGCTGGCCAGCCTGGAGCACTACGTGGCCTCCACCGACGACGGCGGACTGCAGCTCCACCAGTACGCCGGGGGCCGCTACGCGGGCGCCGTCGCCGGGACGACCACCGCTGTGAGCGTTAACACCGACTATCCCCGGACCGGCCGCATCCGGATCACCGTCGAGGAGGGACCGGCCGGCCGCCCCTGGACGCTCTCCCTGCGCATCCCGCAGTGGTCCGCCGATCCCCGGGTCGCGGTGGCGGGGGAGGACCCGGCGCCCGCGCCGGCCGCGGACGGATGGCTGCGGCTGGAGCGGTCCTGGGCGCCCGGCGACGAGGTCGTGCTGGACCTGCGCGTGGCACCGCGGCTCACACGGGCCGATCCCCGCGTCGACGCCGTCCGCGGCTGCGCCGCCATCGAGCGGGGCCCCCTGGTCTACTGCCTGGAAGGCGTGGACCACCCCGGGGGCGGCCTGGACGACGTCGTGCTCGACACCCGTGCCCCCCTCGCCGAGGAGCACCGCCCCGACCTCCTCGGCGGCGTCACCACCGTGACCGCCGCCGGACACCGCCGCGCCCTGCCCGAGCAGGGCTGGTGGCCGTACCGCGACGCCACCCGCCCGGCGCCCGCGGACGGCGCCGAACGGCCGGACGAGCCCGACGAGTCCCACGGCACGCCGCTGCGGCTCACCGCCGTCCCCTACTACGCCTGGGCCAACAGGAGCGACGGCCCGATGCGGGTCTGGATACCGACCCGCTAG
- a CDS encoding LacI family DNA-binding transcriptional regulator — translation MTETDRRPAPRGRVTLADVADLAGVSVGTASKALSGSGRMRPETRQRVLDAARRLDFQPNEAARSLLAGRTWTVGLVTTDGIGRFSTPVLLGAEDALGAGKISVLLCDTRGDAIRERHYVETLLARRVDGIIVTGRRTDPRDPLPGLRGVPTVYALTPSTDPADMSVASDDEGGARLAVEYLIDSGRRRIAHVTGPAHHAAARHRARLTQELLDRASLEPSGGRMHFGDWSEAWGRRAAASVLRTAPDTDAFFCGNDQIARGVTDTLREAGRRVPDDIAVVGYDNWDTMALASRPPLTTVDMNLPDIGRIAALRLLDAIDGHPGSGVETVPCRLVVRESA, via the coding sequence GTGACTGAAACCGATCGGCGCCCCGCACCGCGGGGGCGCGTGACCCTGGCCGACGTGGCGGACCTGGCCGGCGTCAGCGTGGGCACCGCCTCCAAGGCGCTCAGCGGCAGCGGCCGCATGCGCCCCGAGACGCGCCAGCGCGTGCTGGACGCGGCACGGCGGCTGGACTTCCAGCCCAACGAGGCCGCCCGCAGCCTGCTCGCCGGACGCACCTGGACGGTCGGGCTGGTCACCACGGACGGCATCGGCCGCTTCAGCACCCCCGTGCTGCTCGGCGCCGAGGACGCCCTGGGCGCCGGCAAGATCTCCGTCCTGCTGTGCGACACCCGCGGCGACGCCATCCGCGAACGCCACTACGTGGAGACGCTGTTGGCCCGGCGGGTGGACGGAATCATCGTCACCGGCCGCCGCACCGATCCCCGTGACCCGCTCCCGGGGCTGCGCGGCGTGCCGACCGTCTACGCCCTGACGCCCTCGACCGATCCCGCCGACATGTCGGTGGCCTCCGACGACGAGGGCGGCGCCCGCCTGGCGGTGGAGTACCTCATCGACTCCGGCCGCCGCCGTATCGCGCACGTCACCGGCCCGGCGCACCACGCCGCTGCGCGGCACCGGGCGCGGCTGACGCAGGAGCTGCTCGACCGGGCGTCGCTCGAACCGTCCGGCGGCCGGATGCACTTCGGGGACTGGAGCGAGGCGTGGGGCCGCCGCGCCGCCGCCTCCGTCCTGCGCACGGCTCCGGACACCGACGCCTTCTTCTGCGGCAACGACCAGATCGCCCGGGGCGTCACGGACACCCTGCGCGAGGCCGGCCGCCGCGTCCCGGACGACATCGCCGTCGTGGGGTACGACAACTGGGACACCATGGCCCTCGCCTCCCGTCCGCCGCTGACCACCGTCGACATGAACCTCCCCGACATCGGGCGGATCGCCGCGCTGCGGCTGCTGGACGCCATCGACGGGCATCCGGGCAGCGGCGTCGAGACGGTGCCGTGCCGGCTCGTGGTCCGCGAATCGGCCTGA
- a CDS encoding RICIN domain-containing protein encodes MRGFAHHRPGRRAAGALGLGAAVLALASTAVAGPPAQAAASPSTTLVVSADQVLRPVTHVATGSLYGLANASTPADNLVQAIKPNTFVQKPQGGRQQGTGDILTVAPKAARAGAKVVNRLSDYYAGWPYQFSWNNWLSVVDDQIAQTKASGITNLAAYAPWNESDNTWQSSNGTFEDFWTRTYREIRSKDSTTPIQGPSFSDNIGDMDNFLRNAVATNTVPDIIAWHELIRSSKIAGDVATVTALENKYGISPRPIAIEEYAAPAEVGVPGALVGYIAKFERLGVHDAELAFWNQSGALGDLLTGQGGSPNGAYWLYKWYADMSGSMLVTTPPAQTGIDGAASRNSAGNEVDVVFGGGSGDCAVTVNGLNALSALSSRVHVKVEYTPSPGRTTAVSGPTTLTESDYTVTNGSVTVPVSANSTYGYHLVITPATGGGSTLDGTYQITNKNSGLALDTKNGGTAQGTMVDQATVNGSGTQKWALVSAGSGLYKIRNQASGLVLGITGMSTADGGTALVWGDSGTADHLWRVTSDGAGFYKIANSNSGLLLGVQNMSTASGAQVLQWEDNGTADHLWRLDPR; translated from the coding sequence ATGCGTGGATTCGCGCATCACCGCCCCGGCCGCCGAGCCGCCGGCGCCCTCGGCCTCGGAGCCGCGGTCCTGGCCCTGGCGTCCACCGCCGTCGCCGGCCCGCCCGCCCAGGCCGCCGCCTCCCCGTCCACGACCCTGGTGGTCAGCGCCGACCAGGTGCTGCGCCCGGTCACCCACGTCGCCACCGGCAGCCTCTACGGCCTGGCCAACGCCTCCACCCCGGCCGACAACCTGGTGCAGGCGATCAAGCCGAACACCTTCGTGCAGAAGCCCCAGGGCGGGCGCCAGCAGGGCACCGGCGACATCCTCACGGTCGCGCCGAAGGCCGCCCGGGCCGGCGCCAAGGTCGTCAACCGGCTCTCGGACTACTACGCCGGCTGGCCCTACCAGTTCAGCTGGAACAACTGGCTGAGCGTCGTCGACGACCAGATCGCCCAGACCAAGGCGTCCGGGATCACCAACCTGGCCGCGTACGCGCCCTGGAACGAGTCGGACAACACCTGGCAGTCCTCCAACGGCACCTTCGAGGACTTCTGGACCCGCACCTACCGCGAGATCCGCTCGAAGGACTCCACCACGCCGATCCAGGGCCCGAGCTTCTCGGACAACATCGGCGACATGGACAACTTCCTCCGGAACGCGGTCGCCACCAACACCGTGCCCGACATCATCGCCTGGCACGAGCTGATCCGCTCCTCCAAGATCGCCGGCGACGTCGCCACCGTCACCGCGCTGGAGAACAAGTACGGCATCAGCCCCCGTCCGATCGCCATCGAGGAGTACGCCGCCCCCGCCGAGGTCGGCGTGCCCGGCGCGCTGGTCGGCTACATCGCCAAGTTCGAACGCCTCGGCGTCCACGACGCCGAACTCGCCTTCTGGAACCAGTCCGGCGCCCTCGGCGACCTGCTGACCGGACAGGGCGGCAGCCCCAACGGCGCCTACTGGCTCTACAAGTGGTACGCCGACATGAGCGGCTCCATGCTCGTCACCACCCCGCCCGCCCAGACCGGCATCGACGGCGCCGCCTCCCGCAACAGCGCCGGCAACGAGGTCGACGTCGTCTTCGGCGGCGGCTCCGGCGACTGCGCCGTCACCGTCAACGGCCTGAACGCCCTGTCCGCCCTGAGCTCCCGCGTCCACGTGAAGGTCGAGTACACCCCCTCCCCGGGCCGCACCACCGCCGTCTCGGGCCCCACCACGCTCACCGAGTCCGACTACACGGTGACCAACGGCTCCGTCACCGTCCCCGTCTCGGCGAACAGCACCTACGGCTACCACCTCGTCATCACCCCCGCGACCGGCGGAGGGAGCACGCTGGACGGCACGTACCAGATCACCAACAAGAACAGCGGCCTGGCACTCGACACCAAGAACGGCGGCACGGCCCAGGGCACCATGGTCGACCAGGCCACGGTCAACGGTTCCGGCACCCAGAAGTGGGCGCTGGTGTCCGCGGGTTCGGGCCTGTACAAGATCCGGAACCAGGCCAGCGGGCTCGTGCTCGGCATCACCGGCATGAGCACGGCCGACGGCGGGACCGCGTTGGTCTGGGGTGACAGCGGCACCGCCGACCACCTGTGGCGGGTGACCTCCGACGGCGCCGGCTTCTACAAGATCGCCAACAGCAACAGCGGGCTGCTGCTGGGCGTGCAGAACATGAGCACGGCCAGCGGCGCCCAGGTCCTCCAGTGGGAGGACAACGGCACGGCGGACCACCTGTGGAGGCTCGACCCGCGCTGA
- a CDS encoding SDR family NAD(P)-dependent oxidoreductase translates to MTRIALVTGGNRGIGRAAAEALADDGTDVVLTYRSNREEAEDVVGQLAARGRTVAALHLDLTQPGAFPDFAERLRAELTGRWATDRFDILVNNAGFDLLTPFGETTVDAIDALYSVHVRGPVLLTELLAPMVRDGGRILFTSSGLTRYAANPAYSVYAAMKGAVEVYTRYAAKALGARAITVNALAPGATATDFAGGVIRDDDAYRAMITANHASGRVGEPQDIGNAVRAITAEAASWITAQRIEASGGQSL, encoded by the coding sequence ATGACCCGTATCGCGCTGGTGACCGGCGGCAACCGAGGGATCGGCCGCGCCGCCGCGGAGGCCCTCGCCGACGACGGCACCGATGTCGTCCTCACTTACCGGTCCAACCGCGAGGAGGCGGAGGACGTCGTCGGCCAGCTCGCCGCTCGCGGCCGCACCGTGGCCGCCCTGCACCTGGACCTCACCCAGCCGGGGGCCTTCCCGGACTTCGCCGAGCGACTGCGCGCGGAGCTGACCGGCCGTTGGGCGACGGACCGCTTCGACATCCTCGTCAACAACGCCGGATTCGACCTGCTGACACCGTTCGGCGAAACCACCGTCGACGCGATCGACGCCCTGTACTCCGTGCACGTGCGGGGACCGGTCCTGCTGACCGAACTCCTGGCTCCCATGGTCCGCGACGGAGGCCGGATTCTGTTCACCTCCAGTGGCCTGACCCGCTACGCCGCCAACCCCGCGTACTCCGTCTACGCCGCCATGAAGGGCGCCGTCGAGGTCTACACCCGGTACGCCGCGAAGGCCCTGGGGGCACGTGCGATCACGGTGAACGCTCTCGCGCCGGGCGCGACCGCGACCGATTTCGCCGGTGGTGTCATTCGCGACGACGACGCGTACCGGGCCATGATCACGGCCAACCACGCGTCGGGCCGTGTCGGCGAGCCCCAGGACATCGGCAACGCGGTGCGGGCCATCACCGCCGAAGCGGCGTCGTGGATCACCGCGCAGCGCATCGAAGCGTCGGGCGGACAGAGCCTGTGA
- a CDS encoding helix-turn-helix domain-containing protein, whose product MSESNLLGEYLRARRERIRPGDVGLPFQGDRRVPGLRREEVAQLAGISTEYYLRLEQGRNRNPSPAVLESLARALVLDQTATEHLMRLAAPRPPSARRRSPRQAVPASIRLLVETLHLPVFVEDRHFDVLAANRLAVALSPNFQTGRNRLLAAFLDPEERALFPDWDAVAAEMVAAFRASVADAADDARTVELVGELSLRSRRFRELWARHDVQPRTGTPPSRLAHPQMGELTLMREKLVISGPTGLLLVVWHPHPDSGSAEKLALLGSTTAAVASPRTRASNDSGAGVV is encoded by the coding sequence ATGAGCGAGAGCAATCTGCTGGGCGAATATCTCAGGGCGCGACGCGAACGGATACGCCCCGGCGACGTGGGTCTGCCCTTCCAGGGGGATCGGCGGGTGCCAGGGCTCCGCCGCGAGGAGGTCGCCCAACTGGCCGGCATCAGCACCGAGTACTACCTGCGGCTCGAACAGGGCCGCAACCGCAATCCGTCGCCGGCCGTGCTGGAATCCCTGGCCCGCGCACTGGTGCTCGACCAGACCGCGACCGAGCACCTCATGCGGCTCGCGGCCCCGCGCCCGCCTTCGGCGCGCCGCCGCTCCCCCCGCCAGGCGGTGCCCGCGAGCATCCGGCTCCTGGTCGAGACGCTGCACCTGCCGGTGTTCGTGGAGGACCGCCACTTCGACGTCCTCGCCGCCAACCGGCTCGCGGTGGCGCTCTCGCCGAACTTCCAGACCGGTCGGAACCGTCTGCTCGCGGCGTTCCTGGACCCGGAGGAGCGCGCGCTGTTCCCGGACTGGGACGCGGTGGCCGCGGAGATGGTCGCGGCGTTCCGCGCGAGCGTGGCCGACGCCGCGGACGACGCCAGGACCGTGGAACTGGTCGGCGAACTGTCGTTGCGCAGCCGGCGGTTCCGCGAGCTGTGGGCGCGTCACGACGTCCAGCCGCGGACCGGCACGCCGCCCTCCCGGCTGGCACATCCGCAGATGGGAGAGCTGACCCTGATGCGGGAGAAGCTGGTGATCAGCGGGCCGACCGGTCTGCTGCTGGTCGTCTGGCACCCGCATCCCGACAGCGGCAGCGCCGAGAAGCTCGCACTGCTCGGGTCGACGACGGCGGCCGTCGCTTCCCCGCGCACCCGTGCGTCGAACGACTCGGGCGCCGGTGTCGTGTGA
- a CDS encoding SDR family NAD(P)-dependent oxidoreductase: MTANETTGGRSDVRRVAVVTGGSRGIGRSAVLELAARGVDVVFTYCTNAEAADEVAAEGREHGRRVTALGLDVADVDVLDSFVDNLRVELSDMGADRFDYLVNNAGIWHTASFTDTTAADLDRLYAVNVRGVFFVTQKLVPLLRDHGRILNLSSGLVRFVFPGKAAYAVSKGAIEPLTRYLAAELGTRGIRVNTLAPGATATDFSGGVIRDDPNYRKRVGDITALGRPAEPGEIGSVVAALLSDDMRWINGERVEASGGMRL, translated from the coding sequence ATGACGGCGAACGAGACGACGGGGGGTCGGAGCGACGTGCGGCGCGTCGCGGTCGTGACGGGCGGCAGCCGGGGCATCGGCCGGTCGGCGGTGCTCGAACTGGCCGCTCGGGGTGTCGATGTCGTCTTCACCTACTGTACGAACGCCGAGGCCGCGGACGAGGTGGCCGCCGAAGGACGCGAGCACGGACGTCGCGTCACCGCCCTGGGGTTGGACGTGGCCGACGTCGACGTGCTGGACTCCTTCGTCGACAATCTGCGCGTCGAACTCTCCGACATGGGCGCGGACCGATTCGACTATCTCGTCAACAACGCCGGGATCTGGCACACCGCTTCTTTCACGGACACGACCGCGGCGGATCTCGACCGGCTCTACGCGGTCAATGTGCGCGGGGTTTTCTTCGTCACCCAGAAACTCGTTCCGCTGCTGCGGGACCACGGGCGGATTCTGAACCTGTCCTCGGGACTCGTGCGCTTCGTGTTCCCCGGCAAGGCCGCGTATGCGGTGAGCAAGGGGGCGATCGAGCCGCTCACCCGGTATCTCGCCGCCGAGTTGGGCACACGCGGCATCCGGGTCAACACCCTGGCGCCGGGGGCGACAGCGACCGACTTCAGCGGCGGCGTCATCCGGGACGACCCGAACTACCGCAAGCGGGTCGGGGACATCACCGCGCTCGGCCGCCCGGCCGAGCCCGGGGAGATCGGCTCGGTGGTCGCCGCGCTGCTGTCCGACGACATGCGCTGGATCAACGGTGAGCGCGTCGAGGCGTCAGGTGGCATGCGGCTGTAG